A stretch of Haloferax sp. Atlit-12N DNA encodes these proteins:
- a CDS encoding MBL fold metallo-hydrolase, protein MTVSDWSDWLPRAVESADPETVAIWYLGCNGFVIKGSEGTTLFVDPYVGIGDPPRTVRMIPVPFDPEDVTEADAVLATHEHTDHVHGPSQAPILENTGATFVAPDDSLAVAYDDEAWFDDYDLSEDQFEEVTEGDTVEIGEFTVHVEPVYDPDASHPVAYVFEHESGTFIHAGDTKPAEEFADIGERYDLDLGILAFGTIGNIPDKETGEPIRTKWYNDENQIIEAASDLDLDRLVPTHWDMWKGMTSDPKVLHHHAKSFEAPRSLDLVEIGDRVDL, encoded by the coding sequence ATGACAGTCAGCGACTGGAGCGACTGGCTCCCGCGCGCGGTCGAGTCGGCCGACCCCGAGACGGTGGCCATCTGGTATCTGGGATGCAACGGGTTCGTCATCAAGGGCAGCGAGGGCACGACGCTGTTCGTCGACCCGTACGTCGGCATCGGCGACCCGCCGCGGACGGTCCGCATGATTCCCGTCCCGTTCGACCCCGAGGACGTGACCGAGGCCGACGCGGTCCTCGCCACGCACGAGCACACGGACCACGTCCACGGCCCGAGTCAGGCCCCCATCCTCGAGAACACGGGTGCGACGTTCGTCGCCCCCGATGACTCGCTCGCCGTCGCCTACGACGACGAGGCGTGGTTCGACGACTACGACCTCTCAGAGGACCAGTTCGAGGAGGTTACGGAGGGCGACACCGTCGAAATCGGCGAGTTCACGGTCCACGTCGAACCCGTCTACGACCCCGACGCGTCCCACCCGGTCGCCTACGTCTTCGAACACGAGTCGGGCACGTTCATCCACGCCGGCGACACCAAGCCCGCCGAGGAGTTCGCCGACATCGGCGAGCGCTACGACCTCGACCTCGGCATCCTCGCGTTCGGGACCATCGGCAACATCCCCGACAAGGAGACGGGCGAGCCGATTCGAACGAAGTGGTACAACGACGAAAACCAGATTATCGAGGCCGCGAGCGACCTCGACCTCGACCGCCTCGTCCCGACCCACTGGGACATGTGGAAGGGCATGACTTCCGACCCGAAGGTGCTGCACCACCACGCAAAGAGCTTCGAGGCCCCGCGCTCGCTCGACCTCGTCGAAATCGGCGACCGCGTCGACCTCTGA
- a CDS encoding transcriptional regulator, which produces MSSLLPLKPAAASVRDRSLSPLLVELDDADADEVLSALSSATARRLLAAVYDDPRPASELADALDTTLQTVSYHVERLVDAELIEPVTTWVSAQGREMAVYGPTRSAVVLFAGAERTESKLSSGLRTLVTGVGATLVGSIAVQALWTTRQSQVRYATPAPVASDPGVAEFVSSFLAGPGGLVLLVGVVLAVLVSFGTVWTQRRV; this is translated from the coding sequence GTGAGTTCGTTGCTCCCACTGAAACCCGCTGCAGCATCGGTTCGAGACCGGTCCCTAAGCCCGCTTCTCGTCGAACTCGACGACGCTGACGCGGACGAGGTTCTGTCGGCGCTCTCGTCGGCCACCGCGAGACGGCTCCTCGCCGCCGTCTACGACGACCCGCGCCCCGCCTCCGAACTGGCAGACGCGCTCGACACGACGCTTCAGACCGTCAGCTACCACGTCGAGCGACTGGTCGACGCTGAGTTGATAGAGCCCGTGACGACGTGGGTCTCCGCGCAGGGGCGCGAGATGGCCGTCTACGGCCCGACCCGTTCCGCCGTCGTCCTCTTCGCGGGCGCGGAGCGAACCGAATCGAAGCTCTCCTCCGGGCTTCGGACGCTCGTCACCGGCGTGGGCGCCACGCTGGTCGGAAGCATCGCCGTGCAGGCCCTGTGGACCACACGACAGTCGCAGGTCCGGTACGCCACGCCCGCGCCGGTCGCATCCGACCCGGGCGTCGCGGAGTTCGTCTCCTCTTTCCTCGCCGGCCCCGGCGGGCTCGTTCTCCTCGTCGGCGTCGTCCTCGCCGTCCTCGTGAGCTTCGGGACGGTCTGGACTCAAAGGCGCGTTTGA
- a CDS encoding RidA family protein: protein MNGDAIRYESDQFKATAGYGARKRNLQLVFFDAQYPEPEQTTDSLPSVESQTMSALERVEAAVERSGIDLDDVLRTTVYTTDLDRIDAIESAYDAYFDARRPAMTVVGVSELPNDAAVQIEATGVKR from the coding sequence ATGAACGGCGATGCGATCCGGTACGAGAGCGACCAGTTCAAAGCGACCGCCGGATACGGCGCCCGAAAGCGGAACCTGCAACTCGTCTTCTTCGACGCGCAGTATCCCGAACCGGAACAGACGACGGACAGCCTTCCGTCGGTCGAGAGCCAGACGATGAGCGCGCTCGAACGCGTCGAAGCGGCTGTCGAACGCTCTGGAATCGACTTAGACGACGTACTCCGAACCACGGTGTACACGACCGACCTCGACCGAATCGATGCCATCGAGTCGGCCTACGACGCCTATTTCGACGCTCGACGGCCGGCGATGACTGTCGTCGGCGTCTCCGAACTCCCGAACGACGCCGCCGTCCAAATCGAGGCGACGGGCGTCAAACGATAG
- a CDS encoding tyrosine-type recombinase/integrase has protein sequence MAAERPADAEDPVGYFLQDMTYHGKTDRTRAAYERVLRAFESFLGDPSRNPSGSARSVDDATHRDCMAWIHTLRNRDVAASTVATYASYLHRFYAYMAQVGAFDSNPMSLVMEEMDERIDTNPARRELSVPQMRAFVREIAHPLDHALVVTLLKTGMRVGELCNLDLRDVSLTTDTPLTGVSTRAALDGRGPSIYVAADPSVGSVTNGEERTASNKRKRSTVVPIDDELEAVLLRWLAIRPDSTSPAEPLFVGTASGWGRRLEPDAVHHVVTSHAADAGWYRSGGDREENVTPHYFRHFFTTHLRDRTGDRGIVKYLRGDVAGDIIDTYTHNWGDRVRETYESNIYSLR, from the coding sequence ATGGCCGCTGAGCGACCCGCCGACGCGGAGGACCCGGTCGGCTACTTCCTGCAGGATATGACCTATCACGGGAAGACCGACCGGACCCGCGCCGCCTACGAGCGCGTCCTCCGGGCGTTCGAGTCGTTCCTCGGCGACCCATCGCGGAACCCCTCCGGGAGCGCTCGGTCGGTCGACGACGCGACCCATCGCGACTGCATGGCGTGGATACACACCCTGCGAAACCGCGACGTCGCGGCGAGCACGGTAGCGACGTACGCCTCCTACCTCCACCGATTTTACGCCTACATGGCGCAGGTCGGCGCGTTCGACTCCAACCCGATGAGTCTCGTGATGGAGGAGATGGACGAGCGCATCGACACCAACCCCGCCCGAAGGGAGCTTTCGGTTCCCCAGATGCGGGCGTTCGTCCGCGAAATCGCCCATCCGCTGGACCACGCGCTGGTGGTCACCCTCCTCAAGACCGGGATGCGCGTCGGCGAACTGTGCAACCTCGACCTTCGGGACGTGTCGCTGACGACGGATACACCATTGACCGGTGTATCAACCCGCGCCGCCCTCGACGGTCGCGGGCCGTCGATATACGTCGCCGCCGACCCGAGCGTCGGAAGCGTCACCAACGGCGAGGAGCGAACCGCCTCGAACAAGCGAAAACGGTCGACAGTCGTCCCCATCGACGACGAGTTGGAGGCCGTCCTCCTGCGTTGGCTAGCGATTCGCCCGGATTCGACGTCACCGGCCGAACCGCTTTTCGTCGGTACCGCCTCGGGCTGGGGCCGGCGACTGGAGCCCGACGCGGTCCACCACGTCGTCACCTCTCACGCCGCCGACGCCGGGTGGTACCGGTCGGGTGGCGACCGCGAGGAGAACGTCACGCCGCACTACTTCCGGCACTTCTTCACGACCCACCTCCGGGACCGAACCGGCGACCGCGGTATCGTCAAGTACCTCCGCGGCGACGTGGCCGGCGACATCATCGACACGTACACCCACAACTGGGGCGATAGAGTGCGTGAGACGTACGAATCGAACATTTACTCGCTCCGCTGA
- a CDS encoding DUF5805 domain-containing protein: MSDEADRATVQTYLPAHQKAIWKDHADRLGMSQSEFVRTMVQAGRRDFDVPSRGDEAATTPGVEGVKTGIQNGGSNQGGEGENNDQFEPRIIEALAADSHRSWDDLVAALTDDIEDRLESTLQELQSSGRVVYSGRHGGYTLAERDGR, from the coding sequence ATGAGCGACGAGGCCGACCGCGCGACGGTGCAAACCTACCTTCCGGCCCACCAGAAGGCCATCTGGAAGGACCACGCGGACCGACTCGGGATGAGTCAGAGCGAATTTGTCAGAACGATGGTACAGGCTGGACGTCGCGATTTCGACGTTCCGTCGAGGGGCGATGAAGCGGCCACAACCCCCGGGGTTGAAGGGGTGAAAACGGGGATCCAGAACGGCGGTTCGAATCAGGGAGGAGAAGGTGAAAATAACGACCAGTTCGAGCCCCGAATCATCGAGGCGCTCGCGGCCGATTCACACCGGTCGTGGGACGACCTCGTTGCGGCGCTGACCGACGACATCGAGGACCGCCTCGAATCGACGCTACAGGAGCTACAGTCGAGCGGCCGAGTCGTGTACAGTGGGCGACACGGCGGTTATACGCTGGCGGAGCGCGATGGCCGCTGA
- a CDS encoding SOS response-associated peptidase produces MCGRYTLFTSPEELETRFDATPTRPLSARYNCAPGQELPVVTNDAPEEFRFLKWGLVPSWADSASVGNDRINARAETVREKRSFADAYEARRCLVPSDGFYEWVDRGGDKQPYRVAFEDARPFAMAGLWERWTPSTKQTGLGDFGSGDPSREQEPLETFTVVTTEPNDLISELHHRMAVVLAPEEEETWLHGDPDEAAALLDTYPDDELTAYPVSTRVNSPANDSPDLIERVEA; encoded by the coding sequence ATGTGCGGCCGCTACACGCTGTTTACTTCACCCGAAGAACTCGAAACGCGGTTCGACGCGACGCCGACGCGCCCGCTTTCGGCGCGGTACAACTGCGCGCCCGGACAGGAACTCCCGGTCGTGACCAACGACGCGCCCGAGGAGTTCCGCTTCCTGAAGTGGGGGCTCGTCCCCTCGTGGGCCGACAGCGCCAGCGTCGGTAACGACCGAATCAACGCCCGCGCGGAGACCGTCCGCGAGAAGCGGAGTTTCGCCGACGCTTACGAGGCCCGCCGGTGTCTCGTTCCCTCGGACGGCTTCTACGAGTGGGTCGACCGCGGCGGGGACAAACAGCCCTACCGCGTCGCCTTCGAGGACGCCCGCCCGTTCGCCATGGCCGGCCTCTGGGAGCGATGGACGCCCTCGACGAAACAGACCGGTCTCGGCGACTTCGGAAGCGGCGACCCCTCGCGCGAACAGGAACCGCTTGAGACGTTCACCGTTGTCACGACCGAGCCGAACGACCTCATCTCGGAGTTACACCACCGGATGGCGGTCGTCCTCGCCCCCGAGGAAGAAGAGACGTGGCTCCACGGCGACCCCGACGAGGCGGCGGCGCTCCTCGACACCTACCCCGACGACGAACTCACGGCGTACCCCGTCTCGACGCGGGTGAACAGCCCCGCCAACGATAGCCCCGACCTGATAGAGCGAGTCGAAGCGTAG
- a CDS encoding ribonuclease H-like domain-containing protein yields MRIENSFIPVRGVGERTERNLWRAGATHWDEFDASLVGAKTGDRIETFIADAAAHLDDGNSRFFDDCFPSGERWRLYENFRDETCFFDIETTGLSPERDSVTTVSFYQDGETTTLVSGEDLTADALREQFTDAKLIATFNGARFDVPFLETSFDVSIDVPHVDLMYPCRTLDLTGGLKQIEKDVGIDRDRPDISGRDAVRLWREYERGDQSSLDTLVSYNREDAVNLERLMETVTGRLHDRACEGLDAELV; encoded by the coding sequence ATGCGAATCGAGAACAGCTTCATCCCCGTCCGCGGCGTGGGCGAGCGGACGGAGCGGAACCTCTGGCGGGCCGGGGCGACCCACTGGGACGAGTTCGACGCCTCGCTCGTCGGCGCGAAGACGGGCGACCGAATCGAGACGTTCATCGCCGACGCCGCCGCCCACCTCGACGACGGCAACTCGCGGTTCTTCGACGACTGTTTCCCCTCGGGCGAGCGCTGGCGACTCTACGAGAACTTCCGCGACGAGACGTGCTTTTTCGACATCGAGACGACCGGCCTCTCGCCCGAGCGCGACTCGGTGACGACCGTCTCGTTCTATCAGGACGGCGAGACCACGACGCTCGTCAGCGGGGAGGACCTGACCGCCGACGCCCTCCGCGAGCAGTTCACCGACGCGAAACTCATCGCGACGTTCAACGGCGCGCGCTTCGACGTGCCCTTCCTCGAGACCTCGTTCGACGTCTCAATCGACGTACCGCACGTCGATTTGATGTATCCGTGCCGGACGCTCGACCTCACCGGCGGGCTGAAGCAAATCGAGAAAGACGTGGGTATCGACCGCGACCGACCCGACATCTCCGGGCGCGACGCCGTCCGCCTCTGGCGTGAGTACGAGCGCGGCGACCAGTCGTCGCTCGACACGCTCGTCTCGTACAACCGCGAGGACGCGGTCAACCTCGAACGCCTCATGGAGACAGTCACCGGTCGCCTCCACGACCGCGCCTGCGAGGGACTCGACGCCGAACTCGTCTGA
- a CDS encoding dolichyl-phosphate hexose transferase, whose product MTEYTFDDLAVVMGTYNEEQAIGSVLADIDRITDGRAEVVCVDGSDDRTPEIARKMGARVIEQEPQGYGVAVEAAVLAPDRPVVVTTDCDDTYPMEYLPKFLDLINDGYDVVSGDRITKGAETMPRLNRAGNIAFARLASFLMGATVHDTTTGMRAYRRELLHDIEWTENTGLSAELLIRPAMRGYKIAEVPIPYRERAGETKLDPFAGGAAIGKSIVKVCLEERLRF is encoded by the coding sequence ATGACCGAGTACACCTTCGACGACCTCGCGGTCGTGATGGGGACGTACAACGAAGAACAGGCCATCGGGTCCGTTCTGGCTGACATCGACCGGATTACCGACGGGCGTGCCGAGGTCGTCTGCGTGGACGGCTCGGACGATCGGACGCCCGAAATCGCCCGGAAGATGGGCGCGCGCGTCATCGAACAGGAACCGCAGGGGTACGGCGTCGCGGTCGAGGCCGCGGTGCTCGCGCCCGACCGCCCGGTCGTCGTCACCACCGACTGCGACGACACCTATCCGATGGAGTATCTGCCGAAGTTCCTCGATCTCATCAACGACGGCTACGACGTGGTTTCCGGGGACCGAATCACGAAAGGCGCTGAGACGATGCCCCGACTCAACCGCGCGGGGAACATCGCGTTCGCCCGCCTCGCGAGCTTCCTCATGGGCGCGACCGTCCACGACACGACCACCGGGATGCGGGCGTACCGCCGCGAACTCCTCCACGACATCGAGTGGACCGAGAACACCGGTCTGTCTGCCGAACTCCTCATCCGCCCCGCGATGCGCGGCTACAAAATCGCCGAGGTGCCAATCCCCTACCGCGAGCGCGCCGGCGAGACGAAACTCGACCCCTTCGCCGGCG